In the genome of Leptospira inadai serovar Lyme str. 10, one region contains:
- a CDS encoding PAS domain-containing hybrid sensor histidine kinase/response regulator — translation MLLEGKVRLAFTLLAGIMLAGFLLSFWTVRELEKTGNLIHHSYEVISKIDFIKYISRDLRLNSPSLGPKSQKESLNILADLESEENRLRDLVQDNRAQTDHLGSLFTEIRNMKVQIRSAYNGQERGIAQIEKILSQMRGEELRLLEERSAKRQSQIRITFIVISILLLGTLSVILFSIQTIRKDIGEKKNITDRLIQSETRLLSILDGLPSAFTMLDKEGRILFHNQVFAKRFLSPTYENSLNLNVLFGSAKTMYISNMLETSMKRLAPVEYELDLPTQDSTRTFHCINLPLLGVENEVYAICALFTDITVRKNYEDDLKKAKEEAEKANQAKSEFLAMMSHEIRTPMNGVIGMTELLLDSDLTGEKREYAEIIQKSGESLLSIINDILDYSKIESGTLSLESKEFSILETAEETLDLFRSSAAEKGIDLICHIDPNVPDRIIGDKLRLRQVLINLFGNSLKFTEKGEVFLSAEVSKKEKSICTIRFSVRDTGIGIPKEKQKQLFNPFYQVDTSSTRKYGGTGLGLSISYRLIKMMGGRIWLESDINKGTTFSFEIQAEGVEEKNQVVPDINYPGLENRKILIIDDNATNLRILSHQLQTLGLMTFSSSSKEEALSLLDLGILPELALLDYNLSGSNGVQIAQELRRKNFLFPLILLSSSISDIKEKEIADQLFLRQLSKPVKKKELEQLVTEILITGTDKGKANRSSSYLEKQKDLLQSTYPFDVLIAEDNEINLSLAKRILQKLGYHPVVAMNGKQVLNRLREAKFDVVLMDVHMPEMDGIQATQVIRNTWPQSEQPYIIAMTAAAMQGDREICLRAGMNDYVSKPIVFEELIHALRKAGNSIFA, via the coding sequence ATGCTTTTAGAGGGAAAAGTTCGCCTAGCGTTCACCTTGCTCGCAGGAATCATGCTAGCAGGATTTTTGTTATCATTTTGGACTGTGAGAGAACTGGAAAAAACCGGAAACCTGATCCACCATAGCTACGAGGTCATCAGTAAAATAGATTTTATTAAATATATCTCAAGGGATCTGCGCCTAAACTCCCCCAGTCTCGGCCCCAAAAGTCAAAAAGAGTCTTTAAACATCCTCGCGGATCTTGAATCCGAGGAAAACCGTTTGCGGGATCTTGTACAAGATAACCGAGCGCAGACCGATCATTTGGGCTCGCTCTTTACGGAAATCCGGAATATGAAAGTCCAAATCCGATCCGCCTATAACGGGCAGGAAAGAGGAATCGCCCAAATCGAAAAAATTCTTTCTCAAATGCGCGGCGAAGAACTGCGTCTTCTTGAGGAGAGAAGCGCAAAAAGACAATCGCAGATTCGGATAACTTTCATCGTTATTTCTATTCTGCTTTTAGGAACCTTGTCCGTAATCTTATTTAGCATTCAAACGATTCGCAAGGATATAGGCGAAAAAAAGAATATTACCGATAGATTGATCCAAAGTGAAACTAGGCTACTATCGATACTTGACGGACTTCCTTCCGCATTCACAATGCTTGATAAGGAAGGAAGAATATTATTTCATAATCAGGTATTTGCCAAAAGATTCCTCAGCCCAACGTATGAAAATTCTCTTAATTTGAACGTTCTCTTTGGATCGGCAAAAACGATGTATATTTCGAACATGCTCGAAACGTCCATGAAAAGATTGGCGCCGGTCGAATACGAATTGGATCTGCCTACCCAGGATTCGACGCGTACGTTTCATTGCATCAATTTGCCTCTATTAGGAGTCGAAAACGAGGTCTATGCTATCTGCGCCCTCTTCACCGATATCACCGTTAGAAAGAATTACGAAGACGATCTAAAAAAAGCGAAAGAAGAAGCCGAAAAGGCAAACCAAGCCAAGTCGGAATTTTTGGCGATGATGAGCCATGAAATTAGAACTCCGATGAACGGAGTCATCGGAATGACAGAACTTCTTTTGGATTCCGATCTTACGGGAGAAAAGAGGGAATATGCCGAGATAATTCAAAAAAGCGGCGAAAGTCTATTAAGTATCATCAACGATATTTTGGATTATTCCAAAATCGAATCAGGAACCCTGAGTCTGGAATCGAAGGAATTTTCGATCCTCGAAACTGCAGAGGAGACATTGGATCTTTTTAGATCCAGCGCGGCGGAAAAAGGAATCGATTTGATATGCCATATCGATCCGAACGTTCCCGATAGAATCATCGGAGATAAACTCAGACTCCGACAAGTATTGATCAACTTGTTCGGGAATTCGTTAAAGTTTACCGAAAAAGGGGAAGTTTTTTTATCCGCGGAGGTTTCTAAGAAAGAAAAATCCATCTGCACGATTCGCTTTTCCGTTCGCGATACGGGAATAGGAATCCCGAAGGAGAAACAAAAACAACTTTTTAATCCTTTTTACCAAGTGGATACTAGCTCCACTAGAAAGTACGGAGGAACCGGGTTAGGTCTATCCATATCCTATCGTTTAATTAAAATGATGGGTGGGCGGATTTGGTTGGAGAGCGATATTAATAAGGGAACCACTTTTTCCTTCGAAATACAAGCGGAAGGCGTCGAAGAAAAAAATCAAGTCGTACCCGATATAAATTACCCCGGATTAGAAAATCGCAAAATTCTAATAATCGACGATAATGCGACAAATCTTAGAATTCTTTCCCATCAGCTTCAAACATTGGGACTTATGACCTTTTCCTCTTCCTCTAAGGAAGAGGCCTTATCCTTACTGGACTTGGGAATTCTTCCCGAACTAGCGTTATTGGATTACAATCTTTCCGGCAGCAACGGAGTTCAGATCGCGCAAGAACTAAGACGTAAGAATTTTCTCTTTCCGTTGATCTTACTTTCTTCCTCAATCTCGGATATAAAGGAGAAGGAAATCGCGGATCAACTTTTTCTAAGGCAATTGAGTAAGCCCGTTAAAAAGAAAGAACTCGAACAACTAGTGACGGAAATTCTGATCACCGGAACCGATAAAGGAAAAGCGAATCGATCCTCCTCTTACCTGGAAAAGCAAAAAGATTTACTGCAATCCACATATCCGTTCGACGTTTTGATAGCGGAAGATAATGAGATCAATCTTTCCTTGGCAAAGCGAATCCTGCAAAAGTTAGGATACCATCCTGTCGTAGCTATGAATGGGAAACAGGTTTTGAATCGCCTTCGCGAAGCGAAATTCGACGTGGTCTTAATGGACGTGCACATGCCGGAAATGGACGGCATACAAGCTACTCAGGTAATTCGAAATACGTGGCCCCAGAGCGAACAGCCGTACATTATCGCGATGACGGCCGCGGCTATGCAAGGAGATCGGGAAATCTGTCTGCGAGCCGGAATGAATGATTATGTGTCTAAACCCATCGTTTTCGAAGAATTGATTCATGCCCTTAGGAAAGCGGGAAACTCCATCTTCGCCTGA
- a CDS encoding 7-carboxy-7-deazaguanine synthase QueE, which translates to MKSVIHEIYLSVSGEGISTGLPTIFVRFAGCSLRCGMTGSKKLWCDTPYALSPNAGREMSIDEVVFEIRSLSHTSTQVLLTGGEPLENGKKDFSKILANRLREERNSSGNFPRVRVETNGAESIQDLADMVFTLDYKLPGSGMEDKMRVENFEFLRDRNDSLDEIKFVVRDREDFERAIDVVDRFQLKGNLLVSPVFNELSPELLVEWIKESGKRDLRLSLQTHKYIWGDKRGV; encoded by the coding sequence ATGAAATCCGTAATTCACGAAATCTATTTATCCGTTTCCGGAGAGGGTATATCCACCGGATTACCCACGATATTCGTGCGATTTGCGGGATGTTCCTTGCGCTGCGGAATGACCGGGTCTAAGAAACTTTGGTGCGATACCCCTTATGCACTTTCTCCCAATGCAGGACGGGAAATGAGCATCGATGAAGTGGTTTTCGAAATCCGTAGTCTTTCGCATACTTCCACTCAAGTTTTATTGACCGGTGGAGAACCTCTTGAGAATGGAAAGAAGGATTTTTCGAAGATTCTCGCAAATCGGCTGCGAGAGGAACGAAACTCTTCCGGGAATTTTCCTAGAGTGAGAGTGGAAACGAACGGGGCGGAATCGATTCAAGATCTAGCGGATATGGTTTTTACTTTAGACTATAAATTACCCGGATCGGGTATGGAAGATAAAATGCGTGTCGAAAACTTTGAATTCCTTCGGGACAGAAATGATTCTCTGGATGAGATAAAATTCGTGGTTCGAGATCGTGAGGACTTTGAAAGAGCGATCGATGTTGTGGATCGATTTCAATTGAAAGGAAACCTACTCGTGTCTCCCGTTTTTAACGAGTTATCTCCCGAATTATTAGTGGAATGGATAAAAGAAAGCGGTAAACGCGATCTTCGTTTATCGCTGCAAACGCATAAATATATTTGGGGGGATAAGAGAGGGGTTTGA
- a CDS encoding DEAD/DEAH box helicase produces MESTLQLSLDFDSESPTGYRGDSCYLRNEADLGIGKIESSEAGKISIFFPKTGIRKSISETSSQLRVIGAYPTAFSQAPGTPELLHLCLTAFELKLTHAYDKLSALSNSRTRLLPHQIESTYVVVNSLKPRFILADEVGLGKTIEAALVMKELIFRRGYKRVLIVAPSPLLVQWQQELKNKFNEDFEIVKRRNFVVSGEKNWKNFKHVITSVDFIKNPKYAEEILKTKWDIVIFDEAHRLRRDYHKVTRAYLFAEKIARRCECLLLLTATPFRGKLEELYYLIHLVDSNLLGPYNTFVNDYVLGNKSDLKEKISKVLLRRRKVEVGGFTKRFAKTVKIELSPAERQFYDETTEYVRREYNLAMRTQNRAIGFVMIVFQKLLDSSVFALLSALSKRKFMLENRLHHLKSIESKLEEWDFDETEGVEDFVSDLDESAPNDLVNLRRELLSLNRLILLGKKIKEDRKTQKLKETIAKLKKEGHPKFIIFTQFRSTQDFLAASLSDYKVTLFHGSLSADAKEEAILEFRKSSEILICTEAGGEGRNLQFANVLFNYDLPWSPLKIEQRIGRIHRFGQKDNVFIFNFASKDTVAERILEVLSNKIRLFEESIGNSDELLGAIEDELDFHSNFMRFVTGNKKLKEVEEEIDQRIKIAKKGFEKLGSLVTPKLIDFNLEDYYKTTLQERSYTNSHLEDFFVRYSKAFPEGAACRVQTEAPHLYKLDGGIYKGKRATFDSELALSNDSLEFLAFGHPLIDDAVLSFLKDRRGWKTGFYRSGGSSVYFVFIVEFRFSLERKEIFTVEVNRRSGNVNVLENLPEAVRESLIQGPDEFLVSAYETNFISACEALDQAMEARKRELYEQTKDLFLKEEYKIRNSNQNTLRQLEEKLMRQEAAFKWEGKPEKKSAMNRTKNEIQKVKEDFEIELRKVRVGKDIRHRFELFQAYFPLSP; encoded by the coding sequence TTGGAGTCCACACTACAGCTAAGCCTTGATTTTGATTCGGAATCGCCTACCGGATACAGGGGCGACTCATGCTATCTCCGAAACGAGGCGGATTTGGGAATCGGAAAGATAGAATCTTCCGAAGCGGGAAAAATATCCATTTTCTTTCCGAAGACAGGAATCCGAAAATCGATTTCGGAAACTTCTTCTCAACTACGGGTTATCGGAGCCTATCCGACGGCATTTTCTCAAGCGCCGGGCACTCCCGAACTTTTGCATCTTTGTTTAACCGCCTTTGAATTAAAGCTCACTCATGCGTATGATAAGCTGTCGGCGCTTTCCAATTCTAGGACTAGATTACTTCCGCACCAAATCGAATCGACGTACGTCGTCGTGAATTCTTTGAAACCCCGCTTTATTCTGGCGGACGAAGTCGGCTTGGGCAAAACGATCGAAGCCGCTCTCGTTATGAAGGAGCTGATCTTTAGGCGCGGTTATAAGCGAGTACTGATCGTTGCTCCTTCTCCATTATTGGTTCAATGGCAGCAGGAATTGAAGAATAAATTCAATGAAGATTTTGAAATCGTTAAAAGACGTAATTTTGTCGTCTCCGGGGAAAAAAATTGGAAAAATTTCAAACACGTAATTACTTCCGTAGATTTCATTAAGAATCCTAAATATGCGGAAGAGATTTTAAAGACCAAATGGGACATCGTCATTTTCGACGAAGCCCATAGACTTAGACGAGATTATCATAAAGTTACCCGAGCCTATCTATTTGCGGAAAAAATAGCCCGCAGATGCGAATGCCTACTTTTACTTACTGCGACTCCCTTTCGTGGAAAATTGGAGGAGCTATACTATTTGATTCATCTTGTGGATTCGAATCTTCTCGGACCATATAATACTTTCGTAAATGATTATGTCCTAGGAAATAAGTCCGACTTAAAGGAAAAGATTTCTAAAGTTCTACTTAGAAGGAGAAAGGTCGAAGTCGGCGGTTTTACGAAGAGATTTGCAAAGACCGTAAAGATCGAACTTTCTCCCGCAGAAAGACAGTTCTACGACGAAACGACCGAATACGTACGACGGGAATACAATCTGGCGATGAGAACGCAAAACCGAGCCATCGGTTTCGTAATGATCGTTTTTCAAAAGCTGCTGGATTCCTCGGTTTTTGCACTTCTATCGGCGCTTTCTAAACGTAAGTTCATGCTCGAAAATCGTCTTCATCACCTGAAATCGATCGAGAGCAAATTAGAGGAATGGGATTTTGACGAGACTGAAGGAGTGGAAGATTTCGTTTCGGACTTGGACGAATCCGCGCCGAACGATCTCGTTAATCTTCGTCGCGAATTGCTTTCGCTGAATCGCTTGATTCTTTTGGGAAAAAAGATCAAAGAAGATCGAAAGACTCAAAAGCTAAAAGAAACGATCGCAAAACTAAAGAAAGAAGGACATCCGAAATTCATCATTTTTACGCAGTTTCGGAGCACTCAGGATTTTCTCGCGGCCAGCCTTTCCGATTATAAGGTGACTTTATTCCACGGATCGTTAAGTGCCGACGCAAAAGAGGAGGCGATTCTCGAATTCAGGAAATCTTCGGAAATTTTAATATGCACGGAGGCGGGAGGTGAGGGTAGAAATTTACAATTTGCTAATGTTTTATTCAATTACGACCTTCCTTGGAGTCCTTTAAAGATAGAACAGAGAATCGGGCGTATTCATCGTTTCGGTCAAAAGGATAACGTATTTATTTTCAATTTCGCCTCCAAGGACACGGTGGCCGAAAGAATATTGGAAGTACTCTCGAATAAGATCCGATTATTCGAGGAGTCGATCGGGAATTCGGACGAATTGCTAGGTGCGATCGAGGATGAGCTGGATTTTCATTCCAATTTTATGCGTTTCGTGACCGGAAATAAGAAACTGAAGGAAGTCGAAGAGGAAATCGATCAAAGAATTAAAATCGCTAAGAAGGGCTTCGAGAAACTCGGCTCGCTGGTGACCCCGAAACTGATCGATTTTAATTTAGAGGACTATTACAAGACGACTCTACAGGAGCGATCATACACGAATTCACACTTGGAGGATTTTTTTGTTCGTTACTCTAAGGCGTTTCCCGAAGGAGCGGCCTGTCGAGTCCAAACGGAAGCCCCTCATTTATATAAGTTGGACGGCGGAATCTATAAGGGTAAAAGGGCAACCTTCGACTCCGAATTAGCGCTTTCAAACGATAGTCTGGAATTCTTGGCGTTCGGTCATCCGCTTATCGACGATGCCGTCCTTTCTTTCTTAAAAGACAGGCGAGGTTGGAAAACGGGATTTTATCGATCCGGCGGAAGTTCCGTATATTTCGTATTTATAGTCGAGTTCAGATTTTCATTGGAAAGAAAGGAAATTTTTACGGTAGAAGTAAACCGTCGGAGCGGGAACGTAAACGTTTTAGAAAATCTTCCGGAAGCAGTCCGTGAATCTTTGATCCAAGGTCCCGATGAGTTCCTCGTTTCCGCTTACGAGACGAACTTTATATCGGCCTGCGAAGCCTTGGATCAAGCGATGGAAGCCCGCAAACGAGAGCTGTATGAACAAACAAAGGATCTCTTTTTAAAAGAGGAATACAAAATTCGGAACAGCAATCAAAACACCTTACGACAGTTGGAAGAGAAGTTGATGCGTCAAGAAGCCGCCTTTAAATGGGAAGGCAAACCCGAAAAGAAATCCGCGATGAATCGAACTAAAAACGAAATCCAGAAAGTAAAGGAAGACTTTGAAATCGAGCTAAGAAAAGTCCGAGTCGGGAAAGATATTCGTCATAGATTCGAATTGTTTCAAGCTTACTTTCCATTGTCACCCTAA
- the pheT gene encoding phenylalanine--tRNA ligase subunit beta: MKLSLDWMNDYVPLKEVPLEEILKKIAASICEIDGVEDFFSHLEKIVLVRIESLEKHPQADKLQVAIVTDGKSKIQIVSGAPNLHVGDLVPLAIPGAMLDGKEIKDSELRGVKSSGMLCSEKELGLSDEDSGVMIVADTIAKPGDNLRDFLGFRDKIFDVDNKSITHRPDLWSHFGFARELAAQLGLPVKFNPLEQEWEFTKKISSPKVKETKYSNSYFSVGIEGISIIPSKRIVQARLKKCGIRAINNVVDVSNYLLLEAGQPTHFFDRDKLLAQGEVALEVDYAKEKESFLLLDETSPKLDPEILIIRNSGKAVAIAGVMGGAETAVFDSTKNLILESAVFPRESVRKSIRKTGIRSESSIRYEKGLEATTSLPVIKRALQLLKENGCENLKASVPAGYIHTADKKVTIPLSLGFLNKKLGTDIDRNTAEEVLKKLSFTMDWEGEKAIVTVPKYRQNYDITLPEDLVEEIGRSIGYASIPRRPLTSEAKPPARNPARELERMLKRQFSQVLGYNEVFNYSYASESDNSLEEESKNFVRIKNTMPEDQAFLRTSLYPSLLKNIRLNVDRFENVRIFEFGRTYKRAAEPENESKWFAWAVSEGRKWNEKNREQLESDFLQVRSGIEKVLRNLNIRTFRWESEEKRFFHPKASANLLVDGTKIGELGYAHPILLDKMDLKKRTILGKFDFATLLNVWESQRQKNYFKVPSHFPQTEIDLSLVMDVSESTSNFAELVREESFPELEDLRVTVIFTGGNLPDDKKSVSYRFRLLTQDKNLTQERIKEITDRLIDIAKSAGYPLR; this comes from the coding sequence GTGAAATTATCCTTGGATTGGATGAACGATTATGTACCTCTAAAGGAGGTGCCGTTGGAAGAAATCCTGAAGAAGATCGCCGCATCCATTTGCGAGATCGACGGTGTCGAGGATTTCTTTTCACATTTAGAAAAGATAGTTTTGGTCCGGATAGAATCTCTGGAAAAACATCCCCAGGCGGATAAACTACAAGTTGCAATCGTAACGGACGGAAAAAGCAAAATTCAAATCGTTTCCGGGGCTCCGAATTTACACGTCGGCGATTTGGTACCGTTGGCCATTCCCGGTGCAATGCTTGACGGAAAAGAGATCAAGGACTCCGAACTAAGGGGGGTTAAAAGTTCGGGAATGCTATGTTCCGAAAAAGAGCTCGGTCTTTCGGACGAGGATTCGGGTGTGATGATCGTAGCGGATACCATAGCGAAACCCGGCGACAATCTTCGAGACTTCTTGGGATTTCGGGATAAAATTTTCGATGTGGATAATAAATCCATCACGCATCGTCCGGATCTTTGGAGTCATTTCGGTTTTGCGAGAGAATTGGCCGCGCAACTCGGATTACCCGTCAAATTCAATCCGTTGGAGCAGGAATGGGAATTTACGAAGAAAATTTCTTCTCCTAAAGTTAAAGAAACAAAATATTCTAATTCGTATTTCTCCGTCGGTATCGAAGGCATTTCTATAATTCCTTCCAAAAGAATCGTCCAAGCTCGATTGAAAAAATGCGGAATCCGCGCGATCAACAACGTCGTGGATGTTTCGAATTATCTTCTTTTAGAAGCAGGCCAGCCGACGCATTTTTTTGACCGGGATAAACTACTGGCTCAGGGCGAGGTAGCCTTGGAAGTGGATTATGCAAAGGAGAAAGAATCCTTTTTACTTTTGGACGAGACTTCCCCCAAACTCGATCCGGAAATTTTAATTATCCGTAATTCCGGAAAAGCGGTGGCGATTGCCGGCGTGATGGGGGGAGCGGAAACGGCAGTTTTCGATTCCACTAAAAACCTAATTTTAGAATCCGCGGTATTCCCCCGGGAATCGGTTCGGAAATCGATTCGTAAAACGGGTATACGGTCCGAATCTTCCATTCGTTATGAAAAAGGGTTGGAGGCCACTACTTCGCTTCCGGTAATTAAGCGGGCTCTCCAATTGCTAAAAGAAAACGGTTGCGAGAATCTTAAAGCTAGTGTTCCGGCAGGATATATTCATACTGCGGATAAAAAAGTCACGATTCCGCTTAGCCTTGGTTTCCTGAACAAAAAACTCGGAACCGATATCGATCGGAACACCGCCGAGGAAGTTCTAAAAAAACTTTCCTTCACGATGGATTGGGAAGGAGAGAAGGCGATCGTTACGGTTCCTAAATATAGACAGAATTACGATATTACTCTGCCGGAAGATCTAGTGGAAGAGATCGGTAGATCCATAGGATATGCGAGTATTCCTCGCCGCCCGCTTACTTCCGAGGCCAAACCTCCCGCCAGGAACCCGGCCAGAGAACTCGAAAGAATGTTGAAGAGACAATTTTCCCAGGTTTTGGGTTATAACGAAGTCTTTAATTATTCGTATGCTTCCGAAAGCGATAATTCGTTGGAAGAGGAGAGCAAAAATTTCGTTCGGATCAAAAATACGATGCCCGAGGACCAAGCGTTTTTACGTACCTCATTATATCCGTCTCTTCTAAAAAACATAAGATTGAATGTGGATCGGTTCGAGAATGTTCGGATATTCGAGTTCGGTCGAACGTATAAGAGGGCGGCGGAACCCGAAAACGAATCCAAATGGTTTGCTTGGGCCGTAAGCGAAGGACGCAAATGGAACGAAAAAAATCGGGAGCAACTAGAATCCGATTTTCTACAAGTCCGCTCGGGAATCGAGAAGGTCCTCCGCAATTTGAACATTCGTACTTTCCGTTGGGAGTCGGAAGAAAAGCGGTTTTTTCATCCTAAGGCGAGCGCGAATTTGCTAGTCGATGGGACAAAGATAGGCGAACTCGGTTATGCGCATCCTATTCTTTTGGATAAAATGGATTTAAAAAAAAGGACGATTCTCGGTAAATTCGATTTTGCTACACTATTGAATGTATGGGAATCCCAAAGACAGAAGAACTATTTCAAAGTACCGTCTCATTTTCCTCAGACTGAAATCGATTTATCCTTGGTGATGGATGTTTCGGAATCCACGTCGAATTTTGCCGAGTTAGTCCGCGAGGAATCGTTTCCCGAATTGGAAGATTTACGGGTGACTGTGATTTTCACGGGGGGGAATCTACCCGATGATAAAAAATCGGTCTCTTATCGCTTCCGATTATTGACTCAGGATAAGAATCTTACTCAGGAAAGAATCAAAGAGATAACGGATCGATTGATTGATATCGCAAAGTCCGCCGGTTACCCGCTTCGATAA
- a CDS encoding gamma carbonic anhydrase family protein has translation MKIHETAFIHPAATLIGLLELGPYVSVWPGAVLRADMNSIRLGEGVNIQDNTTLHTDSTTGIFIDEYTLVGHNAMLHGCKIGKGCLIGIGSVILDEAEIGDGAMVFAGCMIRGGKKIPPRAMVVPKNGDIVIYPGKAKPITTIAGCLEYIELSKRFLANRFGPFSQEEELQFVKEAERIVSRLGI, from the coding sequence ATGAAAATACACGAGACCGCATTTATTCATCCGGCGGCAACTTTAATCGGCCTTTTGGAGTTGGGACCGTACGTATCCGTATGGCCGGGAGCGGTGCTTCGCGCCGATATGAATTCCATTCGTTTAGGTGAAGGGGTAAATATTCAGGATAATACCACTCTACATACGGACTCGACTACGGGAATCTTTATCGACGAGTATACCTTGGTAGGTCATAACGCGATGCTGCACGGTTGCAAAATCGGTAAAGGCTGCTTGATCGGGATCGGGTCCGTGATTTTAGACGAGGCGGAGATCGGAGACGGCGCAATGGTTTTTGCAGGCTGTATGATTCGAGGAGGGAAGAAAATTCCACCTCGAGCGATGGTCGTACCCAAAAACGGGGATATCGTAATTTATCCGGGAAAAGCAAAACCGATTACGACGATCGCCGGTTGTCTCGAATACATTGAGTTATCTAAGCGGTTTCTAGCGAATCGATTCGGGCCATTCTCCCAGGAAGAAGAATTACAATTCGTTAAAGAAGCGGAGCGAATCGTCTCTCGCTTAGGGATCTAG
- a CDS encoding bacteriohemerythrin: MKDSTIVRIRTIWQTFDMALNIPAIDKQHVWLIAMIVELEDDLESADPVSMENNFTRTLTRALDYTIEHFSLEEKVLESINYQKLGQHRIQHSRFIAVLRRRARERVTGDYKKAALNLLRNLRTWLFQHILSEDRAYLDAVQMHYEEIKDWMNSHFANSPHSDEVEELYRRVTNSSETRKEFEFQTIGEDNLKIISELWFRYKLKTGIAIVDMQHLWLLQLLVRTEKLHRQRLKQEIKTEVLGSRIKEALTATIDYIKEHFSTEEAIMRRFNFHDTNSHIKQHRNFNGIINDLIQRSRNDDTDAISKLLQDLKDWLISHIAVEDKKLFYFFRSRLGEVNEYVRELNQQGKIHIWKDAVSIYRLLVEYEETPSLKA; the protein is encoded by the coding sequence GTGAAGGACAGCACAATCGTAAGAATTCGAACCATTTGGCAGACCTTTGACATGGCCCTAAATATTCCCGCCATCGATAAGCAGCATGTATGGCTGATAGCAATGATCGTCGAATTAGAGGATGACTTGGAATCGGCCGACCCAGTCTCGATGGAAAATAATTTTACGAGGACTTTGACCCGCGCTTTGGATTATACCATCGAACATTTCTCTTTGGAAGAGAAAGTCCTTGAAAGCATCAACTATCAAAAATTGGGTCAGCATAGAATTCAGCATAGTCGATTTATCGCGGTTTTAAGAAGAAGAGCGAGAGAAAGGGTTACCGGCGATTATAAAAAGGCCGCACTAAACCTTCTCCGGAATTTAAGAACCTGGTTGTTTCAGCATATTCTTTCCGAGGATCGGGCCTATCTCGACGCGGTACAGATGCATTATGAAGAAATCAAGGATTGGATGAATTCCCACTTCGCAAATTCCCCCCATAGCGATGAAGTCGAGGAACTTTATAGAAGAGTGACGAATTCCTCGGAAACGAGGAAAGAATTCGAATTTCAAACGATCGGAGAGGATAATCTTAAAATAATATCCGAACTTTGGTTCAGATACAAATTGAAGACGGGAATCGCCATAGTCGATATGCAACATCTTTGGTTGTTACAACTATTGGTTAGAACGGAAAAATTGCATCGTCAAAGATTGAAGCAAGAGATCAAGACCGAGGTATTAGGCAGTCGGATCAAGGAAGCTCTGACTGCTACGATAGATTATATTAAAGAACACTTCAGTACGGAGGAGGCAATCATGAGAAGATTTAATTTTCATGACACGAATTCGCATATCAAGCAGCATCGAAATTTTAACGGAATAATAAACGACCTGATTCAGAGGAGTAGAAACGACGATACGGACGCTATATCGAAATTGCTGCAGGATTTAAAGGATTGGCTGATAAGTCACATCGCCGTCGAAGACAAAAAATTATTCTATTTCTTTCGATCCCGTCTAGGAGAGGTGAACGAATACGTAAGAGAATTGAACCAGCAAGGAAAAATTCATATTTGGAAAGATGCGGTAAGCATATACAGACTACTCGTCGAATACGAGGAAACGCCGAGTCTTAAAGCCTAA
- a CDS encoding LIC_13215 family putative lipoprotein → MKSKIRNFTVIGSSIIILFFTCKEKVPEITKTVEIPELGLILNYEGWIYSESVSEEKEKPAIKKNSKKADSKQDLKVLFYLFDSDEYTKPGIRTSINFVSEPIPARYSKATLDDYIASIGALYSNLYKNYEMLSVPQRLTIGKQKAALIEGRFLLENFEQSAEIHNYQLIFLKDGNAYIITGSTPEDEFKSKGPKILSTLKGIRESKSANSPGP, encoded by the coding sequence ATGAAGTCGAAAATTCGAAATTTTACCGTTATCGGCTCTTCGATTATAATTCTATTCTTTACTTGCAAAGAGAAGGTCCCGGAAATCACCAAGACCGTCGAGATCCCCGAACTAGGATTGATCCTAAATTACGAAGGTTGGATTTATAGCGAATCCGTATCCGAAGAAAAAGAAAAGCCCGCCATAAAAAAGAACTCGAAAAAAGCGGATTCAAAACAGGATTTGAAGGTCCTTTTTTATCTTTTCGACTCGGACGAATATACGAAGCCCGGCATTCGTACCAGCATTAACTTCGTTTCCGAACCGATTCCGGCCCGTTACTCCAAAGCGACTTTAGACGATTATATCGCGTCGATTGGGGCACTCTATTCGAACTTATATAAGAATTACGAAATGCTTTCCGTGCCCCAGCGACTGACGATAGGAAAGCAAAAAGCTGCCCTAATCGAGGGCAGATTCCTATTGGAAAATTTCGAACAATCGGCGGAAATTCATAATTATCAACTTATATTTTTAAAAGACGGCAACGCATATATTATCACCGGATCGACTCCCGAAGATGAATTTAAGTCGAAAGGACCGAAAATTCTTTCTACCTTAAAAGGAATAAGGGAAAGCAAAAGCGCGAATTCTCCCGGACCTTAG